In the Cricetulus griseus strain 17A/GY unplaced genomic scaffold, alternate assembly CriGri-PICRH-1.0 unplaced_scaffold_24, whole genome shotgun sequence genome, AGATTTCTTTTACGAGTATGATTCAGAGCTGGAGATACTGCTCAGCATTTTGTAACAATTCCTGCTCATGAATAACACTGACAATTTATTTCCTGTAGTCACTGTGTAGATCTGAGCtttctccagttccaagggacccaaatAACTCCTCTGTCATTTATATGAACTACACTCATAACAGCTGTAAGCATACATGAGGACAAACCAGCcataaccaaaaaaaagaaagaaaataagataaaaatttatAGAATAGCTATTATGGctcatataaatgaaaattatggTTAAATGTGTTGACAAATTATGATCTCTGAGTAAAAAGGCTTAAAAActtaaataagtaaaattcatgacttgtgtatttttattttactccatccttacaaaaacttaattttcaACATCTGTGCCCAAGATTCAACATAAGGGATGAAATCTCTGTAATATAATCATTATGGTAACAAAATAATATTGTGCCCCTTACTGGAAAtagttttaaatcatttttacaaCTGGCTTACATTCatgttaaaaacagaaatatattttgatatgaGAAAAGTACATTCTGTGCACGTTGGAAACCTTCAAGTGATTAATTGTCACATAAAATGAAGGCAAGAGAAATCATAAATGAAGAGGTTAGGAATTGGTTCATAATATGACAACTTATTACATTAAATTACAAGGAAGCACAAATGGTCCCAGTTGTCAGTATTGCTGCTGTGTAATGGAAATCAGTACAATTTGGTCAGACCAACCTGTCTATTTCCTGTGGCAAACTCTATCATGTCTTCATATATATGGAGCTGTTGACCATGTGGAAAATATGGGCTATACTTTCCTAAATTCACCTTAAATCTAAGACCATGTTGGAAATTCCATATCTGGAAAATGTCATACTctttctgacttttttctttttgattcaaATTTACTCTGTCCCCAACAGGATTAGTGAAGTGTGTCCTCTTGAGCAATGAGTTCAGCTGAAAGACAGGCAGAATCCTAGAATGAATGTCCACATCCTGAATCAAAAACATTTTGATTTATATTAAAGGCAACATTATTGAAGATGCCCAGGGGAGAAATCTTGTTGAAATCAAATGGACAAATAAGATTATCATCACATTCCTAAAATTTTGGTACCTTCAGGGGAAAGTCCTAAATACGGACaaagacacatatgcacacaccaaacatacatatgcaacacactctctcacacacacatacacccacacagcGATAGATATACTCACATACATCCAGAGATAACACTCATATACAGACACAAatttatttgcacacacacacacacatcttgggATTCTTACATATAGCAGGCAAACATGAACAGACATATGGATTCAAATAtacattcagaaaaaaagaaaacacatagacAGGAACACACATATTCATGAATACATAcagggaaacaaacacacacacacacacacacacacacacacaaacaccaacagAGATAGGcattaacaaacagaaaaatttgTGCCCACatcaaaagacagacagacacacaaatacacacagatacaaaaataccaatataaatatgtgtaaatatattgtataaataaatatgtataaatatacacataggcacataAGGACATGTTCACtgccaaatacataaaaaaagctacacagagaaaaacaaaacatccatacagtAACACAAATGTATTCTCACTGCCACAGGATAGCAGATACTCATAAAATCATACATATGAAGGCATATACACTCAGAGATGCACAAAAACACAGTCGTGCACACATATAGTTAGTAACATACATTTGCAACGATGATTGCACCTATACATACAGATCTGAATCACATACTATTACCTAGGTAATTACTCTCAGAATGCTAACCGAGTTCTCCAGAGCTGACAGTGGGAGAAGATTCAATTGAGAACACTTATGAAAATCATGCCCTACATTGATTACCACctattaaaacataataaataaagaccTCATCTAATCACAGAGAGCATTCATGAGAAAAGGCTGATGTGTATGCAGTATTAGAACAGAGGTGATAGTATTCTAATGCTCAGAAACTAAATACTGATTTCCTTGATGAATTGCGTCTTCTGATCCATTGGCTTTGTATTAGAGATTGCTATCAACCTCTACATTTATATCCTCAACAGAAAAATATGCTCAGACATCTTTTCATTTGGGGAAATACTTCCTAGTCCACTGAATTTGGGCATTTGAAAGACTCCTAAATATAGGTTATTGATGCCAATAAATATCATCCAATAAAAGACATACTACCTTCCAGCAGGGAGAATGGTATCCTTTCCCATTGTCCATTGGCTGGGTATCTACTTGTTGAATAACCATCTCATTCAGTGCATGGGCCAGAGCATACACAGCATTGTATATGTCATAAAGGTTATCATTAAAGGCCATGTCAAAAGTTCGAATCACTAGCCAATCCACTGAGACATTGGATGAGTAGTTCCTCAGTGTCTTACAGTTGGATGTAGAGACTTCACAGTTAAAGTTCATCCACTCCAGCCTTGCAAGGTACTCATCTGTGTACTTGAGAGGGTTCATTGTCTGGACAAAATTTTTAAAGCCAGAAATCTCACCATGATGGTGGGCAAAGGATAGAGTCATATGGGATGAGTCAAGCATGAAGTCTCTTTTACTTGTAATCATGTCCCACTGTGAATCGATGACCCATAATCTCTGTAAACCTCTGGATTGCCACATTTGAAAGCTCACAGCAAGAGTACTGTCTGGGTCACCATAAATGATGACAACATTTGTGGATGATGTCTCTATTTGTTTATAATATACTTGAGCTCTTGATACATATAACCGTATGTTGATTGGAATTATATTTACAAAGGCAAAACAGACTGTACTTTTTCCCAACTCGCTCCTTAAATTTGAGAGAAATTGGGTGCCCTGATCATTGTCTGAGATGGCCAGCCCTACCCAGTTCCAGCTGAAGTGAAGTATGACAGAGACCATGGCAAAGGCTAGAGATGTGTCCTTGGGGGCCATCTGATACAGATAGGGAAATCTTTCACGATCACTCAGGATTTGATGGAAGGGTCCATAAGTAAACTGTATGACCTAGGATGCAGGGAACACCATGAGGTACCATGCACTCCTAAGAACttgtaaacacattttttttacaaagagtTCTAGGAAACCCCTTTGCCAATCCCCATAGCTATTACTTCTTCCCTCATCTCTACTTCAAACAAGGAAATGTGGAACGAACACCATTCTCTGAATAGTGCTCATGAactacatagattaatataaatctAGAGCTGGTCAAAGTCTAACACACTTTTTAGAATCTGGGAATGGTACAAATAGGGACAGTGTTTCAGTCAAATGCCACCCATAAAAATCTTACCTGTTGTGACATGATGAGTTGTACAAATGACTCAGTTATCACAGATGTTTCCCAGTTTGGTCCTGTAAACACCACAACACATGAGATATCTTTCTGACAGGAATAATTGTGGAAATAACCATAATTTTCTTCCATATGTCTGTCTAAATGGTACAATCTAGTCACAGTGATGCAATTACTCTCTGAGAAATCAAACACTAAAGATCTATTTGGTAATAGATCAGGATTCCTGTTGACCTCATCCATGGTATAAGCCAAAGCCAGTGCATACTTGTAGTTCTCGGCTGGTATTCTATAAAAGAGTAAACTGTTTAATATGGACAGAGATCAATAGACGATTGTTCTAATCAATACAATGAATGTTGTGTACTGAAAAGTATACCCAACCTTCCTCCCATATTAAAACAAATAGGTTGAGTTGTAATATTGGATATATAAAATAACTTAGAAGCCTAAAAAGTTTCAAAATACATCAGACTGGGTCATCTATAAATGATAGGTGCCATTGGCATCTTCCATATAAAACATTTTCCATCTCTGGTTTGTGAGTGCTTGCTTGAAATGTAAAGACAAGGGCACAGGATTTGCCCAAACAGTAAACATTACAGTCTTCAATTTGAACGTGtggaataatataaaaatttacaTGATGTGTTAGCAAAAcagtttatataattttcttctgAAAACTAATGAACTGGAAAAGGCAGTCAAAGAATGACTGATGATTACACAATGGTCTTTAGGAGGCAACATTTGGCTATGGACTGACAGTTCATTGTTATTAGGGGGCAACATAACTAACACATCCCCTTTTGTCCATCCTcatcttgatctccttttcctttcagGTTTACTTATTTCAggcaaatgattttttaaatatttatttttaaataatttccttcACCAAAGACATATTTGGTAAAAGATGTGAATGTCTGCGTCCATCAGCATGTATGACAAGATAATTCTAAATGTCCACTAAAGAGCACAGATCTCATGCTTTTGAATTTCAATTTACTGTAGTCTACACTGGTGTCACATGCACAAGAATACACCTGCTGTATGTCCTAAgtgcagaggttaagagcatgtagCACTATGGTATTGTTCAACTATTTCAAGTTTACATAGGCTTGTCATATATTGACACTGGGCATATCTTCCCAACTTATTTTTCTACTAGATAACTAGATAATTTCTCTTGACTACCTTTTCAGTTACACTAAGACAACACTAGCATCTTATTGAGATTTATAGTGCCACTATTATGTGTTTGTCAAATAGAATAATATAAAGTGTAAAATGTGTGGGAGTGATTGCCtgttttgtaataaaaatgaGCAATAATTCAGTTGGAAGAGAACATTAGTTATGTGTATGGGAAAATAATAACTCATAGTTCTTCTTAGTCATTTCATATAATCCTGCCGACATACATAAAGCATACTCTTGTATTCTGAATAATTTGCTCAGAGTTAATTTCACTCTGTTTGCTATTTAGAAAATGTACATGCCTCATGTGTAAAGAAGGAGtcaattttgaaatatttcataccaccaaaagaaaaagtatcattgaaattttcattaaaagtCAAGGGAATTTGATACTAGAACTTTTGTGACTGAAACTCTAACTTCACCACACTAAACTTAAGAAACAACAATGAGTTTCACTCTCATATTTGCCTATTGAACTAAAGTGCTGTTTTTAAAACAACTAACTGCATTTCACAAAATCAACATTTGTATACTTTCTACATTGGTAAAATATATGCTATAATTAGTAAAGTTACTGAAAGAAATGCAGAAGAGGTAAGTGTGATATAATTGCCCCAGAATAAGCAACTAGGacataaagagaaaaagacacatgATTACTAAATAAAGTCAAAATGAGCTGCAACTTATCTCTCTATCCTTGTTCTCAAGTGTTGCCAAATCTCACATGTAAAACCCTACCACTCATGCAAGTGACAAGGGAAGTAACCAGCCATTAGTATTAGTTGTGGCATCACTTATAAAAAATCCAAACATACGAATTACAATCCGTACATTCTGTCCTTACTGAAAAGGGAGAATGGAGAACTGCACTTTGCAATACTTAAAAGCCAGTGATTGTTCAGTTATGTAAGTGAAGAATGGAGAAACAGGGACACATATGGAGTTCACGATGGACAGGTCTCCTACTTCTATTCACAAGTCTGCTTCAGAAAGCAGTGTGACCACATGCAAGGAATTTGAGAGAGTAACTTAAAATCTATGTGAAATCTCTGTGCAGCTATGTGTGGCACAAATATGTGTGGtcctcacacaagcacacaccgaTGAAAGGACCATCAGTAGACTCTATGGCCATTTACTTGCAAGTTCTTAGGTTGAAATTTATTGAAATTGTATGAGGTTTCTTTTGATGATACCTCACTGGCTTCTTTGCTATGGACAATGTCAATAGGTGGTTTTTTTTGTGATGGATCATAGAAGAGACTGTTTCCTTCACTCCAATTCCAGTCTTGAAAGTGGGAGGAtgacaggaagaaaaacagaacccACACTGAAGAATCCGTTAAATTTGGTAAAATATCAATGAGTCCCTAAAGGATTGGAGTCATTTCTTGGTGTGAATGTTGAGAGAACAGGACAGAAGACTCGAGACCAATCATGAGATATTCATAGTTACATTTTCATGGAAAACACAAAAAGACTTACTGTATATTCAAAATATCTTTGAAATACTGCTTCTCCACTGGCCTCTCAACTATTGAGGGGAGGAAGATACAACCGGTCTTCAATTCTTCAGTCTTGTCTTTGTTCTGCTTCATTTTCCAAAAACACCTGGGGTGAATGAACCTGGCCATGAGAAGTGGAATGTTCAGAAGTAGCAAGAGGAAAATCAAAATGAGCATCTCTTTCATTTGCTACACCAGGGTAGCGTGAATTATGAAGTGTCATGTAGATAAGCCCATTAAATGGGCACCCACTTATTCCtacatgattttatttcttaGCAAATTGAGAGGCTGTTTGGGAATCCATGATTCCTTTTTCCCCAGATGTGCCCTCACCCCTGGAGGAATCTTGGAGATTCTCTTCCCTGGGGCTCTGCATCTGAGGTCCACAGTTCATGTGAAAAACATGGGTTTATATGAACATATGGGGATAGTTCAGTTTTTCTTTCCATGATGCAACTCATGTTTGTGGATATAAGGCCCCTGGAAGGATGACATATCAATGAAATTTTGTCCCAAGTTTACATGGATTTATGTGGACAGCATTAAAAATTAGCTCAGTTGATTTTCTTAGATGACTCACAGTGAATCCATAAATTAATGGTTTAATAAGGACACACAAGACAGAATTCATGATTATGCACTGGAAGTTGCATCATCAAGTCTATGACAGTGTGAGGAAGCACAGTTGGTTTAGCATCTGAAATCCCCAGGTATCTACACTGTGACCTATGTTACACCAGTGACAGATTCAGAATATCCAAACAAAATCTGGGCTTCCATTGTCTAGACAAGCAATAATAAGGTCAAATCCCATAACTTCCTGAGTCCTCTTGAATCCCAAACTATTCATCTCATCACAGAATCCCAGTTCATTTTGATGTTCAATGCTGagtttttaataaacaaaaacatccaGAATGAAATGTAGAATTCTGTGCCTTATTTAAAATACTACATAAGACCTATCACACCCACTTCCTAACAATCATTATTAATGAGAAGATAAACTGAGAATTTGTGTTTAAAACCAAGATCTCCCTCTCTGATCCTCAGTTTTCACAGACACCTTGTGATGACCAATTTCTTGTACTTCATCTTTTGATTTTCtacattgttttctcatttatgtTTCAGTGGTGCCTTGAAGAAGTCTTGTGCTGAGTGTCTTAGAAGCAAATAATAATTTTGAAGTCCCCTATGTTCAATGTGTAAACTCTTATGGCATTTTTCCTAGTCAACTATTCTTGTTTGCATTGTACAATCATAATTGTCAGTGGGAGATTGTATGGCTGATATTTTCTGATGtatttttcttccccctttttacATGGTACCACTTCCCCAATTCTGTCAATACCCTTCAGTGGCCAAATAATACCTGTCCTTCTTTGagtaaaatatgtgtatgtgacacacagagagacagacaacagACCCAGAGATGGTTGGACAGGCTAACAGATAGACAGACATGAACTGTTGTGTCAAgaatttatgaaaattattatttttgttatataggCATTCaaatttatatatccatccccccattcccaccctaccatcttcccatgttccccaccaacccacccactacctccttcccagggatagtgaggcactCCACGGGGGACagtcaaagtctgccatatcatttgcaggagggcctaggctatctgggctgcaataatatccctccatagggaatgggctcccaaagtccatttgtgctctaggaataaacactggctccactgttagaggtcccatagacagtATTAGCATCCTaggtggcacccacattcagtgggcttgcctcagtccaatgctggtcccagctttacaactaagatctccatgctctttctaggtcaggtcaactgtttctgtgggtttttataGCActgtcttgtctcctttgctcattcctccttcctctctgcaactgaattccaggaggaTGATTCACAGCTTTTCTGTgggtgactgtttctgcttcaatcagctactagatgagggctctaagaatggtaaccaaggtagtcatcagtctcattatagggaagggcatcaaaggcagcctctccaccactgcctttattttagttgaggtcatccctgtggatcccctaacatttccccatGCCAGACCTCtttccaaacctgtactgtctccctctatcaagccaTCCCCTTTCTAGTCGTCCTCTgttcctcccatcctctcctctcacttcccttctccctttctccccttcctacctccttcctctaccCCCCACTGCTCACAATTTGCTTAGGGGTTCTTGTATGCTGCCCTTTCTTCAAGGGTCTATGCAATTGTCTCTTGGGGTCcccttgtttcctaactcctctGGTGGTATGTATTGCAGGgtggtaaccctttgctctatttctaaaaaacatatatgagtgagtacatgccatgtttgccttcttgtgactgggttagctcactcaggatggtttcttctagtcccatccatttctctgtgaatttcaagattccattgtttttctccccactaagtagtactccattgtgtaaatgtaccacattttctctatccattcttcagttgaggggcatttggttacttccattttctggctattacaaataatgctgctatgaacatagttgaagacatgtctttattttattaatgtgtattctttgggtatatgcccaagaggaaatttgttggatcttgaggtagactgattcccatcttcctgagaaactgtcatacggATTTCCAAAATGGTAGTGCAAGTTtccactgccaccagcagtggaagagtattactctctctccacatcctctccagcatagacagGAGAAATCCagcaggatgaagtctcaattctgaacgtCTATGCATCAAATAGAAAGGTctccacattcataaaacaacattactaaaactcaaataacacataaaaactcacacacttatagcAGCAGATCATTCCCATTACTAGATGCGGAATTTCCAGAGTAGGACTAAAGTATGGGTTTTTTTTCCGCTTGCTCTAGGATGAATTGCCgcttattttcattaattgttctTGTTTGCAATTGTGTTGTTTATCTTGAGATCGTGTTGATTGTCGGTTTTTCTGGTTGATTGGGTAATAGGTTTGCTTATGGGGTATGTGTTTGATTTTGGGGTCATGGCTGGaaggttttttttgtgttttgatggaatttTATAGAGTCGGTTATCCAGCGGCGTATACATAGTGTAGGTTCTATTATTCTTTGGTTACGGGTTTGTCCTTCCTGTCgctctggtggtcctatctagtggtgagagcggaGTGTTGAGGTctcttactataagtgtgtgagattctatgtgtgatttgagcttcaataaagtttcttttatagatgtggttgcctttgtaactggggaatagatgttcagaatggacacttcatcttgatggactctTTCTGTGaagagtatgaaatgaccttcatctcttttgattgattttagtttgacgTCTACACCAGCTTGTTCCTTTGGTACATTTGGTTGGGAGATGTTTTCCCTATATTTTAGTCTGAGGATCATCTGTCCTTgatgttgagatatgtttcttgtatgcagcagaaggatggattctgttttcatatccattctgatagcctgtatctttttataggcaagttaagaccattcatttgaaggatattaatgccccttgattgttgattcttgtttgttttggatatgTTGTTGATGTTATTGTATGgggatttccccccttttttattttttggtgtttggaaaagtggaattatctattgtctatggaTTTTTGAGCGTAGTTATCTTCgttgcattggagttttccttccattaatttctgtagggctggatttgtagatatgtattgcctaaatctgattttgtcatgtaACATCTtgttttccatctatagtgattgtaAGCTTTGCTGGACacagtagtttgggctggcatccatgttctatTATCCTttttagaacatctatccaggattttctggctttcaaagtttccaccCAACATGAGAATTTGGGTGTTATTcagataggtttgcctttatatgatacttggtctttttcttttttctgttcttaatatttttctttattctgtaagtttggtgttttgattattatgtggcaaggggatttcttttgtgttccaatctatttggtgttctgtaccCTTTCTCCACTCACTTGTTCCTTTCTCATCtctcctgtctttttctctcattcCCTGTCCTTTGCCCTCTGGAACAAAGAAATCTATTTGTgctgagaaattttattttcactattttataCTCATATGGTCCTTTAAGGATGCATTGATTTCCTCATTTCCATTTGTAATACACTTGATGTCCTTCAGTTTCCTTATTGTTCCTTTGTAAACtttaaatactatattgaatagacaCATTTAGAGTCAACaatcttgttttttaaatagtgtacttagtggattacattgattaaTTTTCATACCTTAATCAGTTCCAGAATCTCTAGAAtagatgaaacctacttgattatggtggatgatcttGGTGATGTCTTCTTGGATAAATGTTTTTtgaatattttgagtatttttgtatctatgaTCATAATGGAAATTGGTCTGTGATTTACTTTCTTTATAATGTGGTTTGGGTTTCAGGGTAAATATAACCTCATAAGATGGAATGATCAGGAAACATATGACACCAGAGGTCTGCTCAACAGATCCGAACTCATCAGCGGGATCCAACGCACCTGGACACTGCCAAGTCCCGGTGACAGTTCCTCCTCTGTCCACCTggccaggtaggccaggggctgtttacCATTCTGGTTAAGTGACCCTGCTTGGAAACATCCGACACCAGGGTCCTGCTaactggatctgaactcagcgGCAGGATGCAACACACCCAcccactgccaaggccccggtaatAGTGCCACCTCCTTCCacaacaagaggacagacatcagagtattggaactgtttgcatctaccataagggaaccttggtcccatacccaccaggagaggaagagactcctgctgcacccaccagaagaaaggatgaggacaatgtaaaagcacattcaacaacagaaaacccaatatgacaccaccgaagactaggaaccatacacctacaagacctgaacatcaaaatgcagatgaagcagaaaagaatgatcttaaaaacatcttcatgaaaatgatagaggacctcaaagaggacatgagaaaatcccttaaagaaatggaagaaaaaacaaaccaaaaaatataagatatcggctggtaaacctttgctctatgtctaaaaatcatatatgagtgagtacataccatgtttgtctttttgtgattgggttaccagcctataatcctcttcaccaaagaaactaggaatcatgaaggactctaagggataaatacaccccaggaatgggaagtggcatgaactgccgagctaattgagagcatgagggtagggaagagggtgctgccacaataagagcacaagaagaagagtagaggagaggaaatggaggagcagagatattgagtagggggaagaatacaggagagagagcaggatgagagataccatatcagagggaaccactataggtccgagaagagatctggaactagggagatctccagacacctacaaggatgacacgatctgacaatccaggcaatgatggagaggataacctaaaagcccttcccctaaaatgagattgatgactactctttatgccatcctacagccctcatccagtggctgatggaagcagaaacagacattcacagatatacactgagctgaaatctggaatttagttgaagagagggaggaatgaagatcgaaggggtctgtaccaggttggagaaacacacagaaacagttggcctgaacaagggaaagcatatcgaccccagacgctatCCGGGAGGCTAGTAaaagactgattcagacccctgaacatggatgccaatgggtGAGACCCGGCCTCTGGGGCAGCCTCCAGGCAGGTGGACTGGCATTTCGCCTCGGTGTGTGTGGGAACACTTTGAAGCTCATCCGAATGGGCTGGTGCTCTGTCTTGGAACTATGGCAGAGGTCCTGAGCCGCCAGGAGAGTATTTGCTGACTTGCCTGTGGAGCCCTGTTGAGGGCAATACCTGCCTGAGGGCgcgtggtgggtggatggggtgggggtagattgGAGGTGGAGGcggtgggatgggggtgaggggagggagagggagaggggacttaaatgtgaaacaagcctgttccctaacttgaattaataataaaaagaacctgaaaaaaaataagatatcaacaaatctctcaaggaaacagttcaagacctaaaaactgaaatagagacaataaagaaagcaaaatctgaggtaattatggaaatagaaaagctgtgtaaatgatcaggaactacagacataagcataaccaacagaatacaagagatgaaagagagaatctcagtagttgaagatacactaggggaaatagactcatcaaccaaagaaaatcttaaatccaacatatccatgacacaaaatatccaggaaatatgggataccacgaaaagaccaaaccaaagaataataggtatagaagatgaacaaatgcaactcaaaggcacagtaaacatattcaacaaaatcatagaagaaaactttcccaacctaaagaaagacatggcaataaaaatacaagaagcctaaagaacaccaaatagactgaacccaaaaatgtctccctgccacataataatcaaaacatcaaacatacaaaataaagagaaagtattaagggcagcaaaggaaaaagttcaagtaacatataaaggcaaacctatcagaattatacctgattttccatggaaactctgaaagcccaaaggtcctggaaagatattctacctacactaagagaccacagatgccaggccaaactattatacccagcaaagctttcaataaatatagatggagaaaacaagatattccatgacaaaagcagattcaaataatacatatccaccaattcagccctacagaaagttctggaagaaaaactgcaacccaaggaaatacaaccagaaaaatgtgggcaatagataatcccactttaccaacagccaaaaggaaaaagggatagaatcacacacataatttcaccaccattaccaaataaaaaacaaaaaaagagtgaacaatcaatggtcattaatatctctcaatattaatggtcttaccTCAccgataaaaagacacagattatcagaatggataagaagacagaatccatccttctgctgaatacaagaaacacaactaaaattcaaagacagatggtacctaagaatcaaaggttggggaaagattttccaatcaaatggacccaagaaacaagcagaggtagcaatcctaatatccaacaaattgga is a window encoding:
- the LOC118239804 gene encoding vomeronasal type-2 receptor 116-like encodes the protein MLILIFLLLLLNIPLLMARFIHPRCFWKMKQNKDKTEELKTGCIFLPSIVERPVEKQYFKDILNIQIPAENYKYALALAYTMDEVNRNPDLLPNRSLVFDFSESNCITVTRLYHLDRHMEENYGYFHNYSCQKDISCVVVFTGPNWETSVITESFVQLIMSQQVIQFTYGPFHQILSDRERFPYLYQMAPKDTSLAFAMVSVILHFSWNWVGLAISDNDQGTQFLSNLRSELGKSTVCFAFVNIIPINIRLYVSRAQVYYKQIETSSTNVVIIYGDPDSTLAVSFQMWQSRGLQRLWVIDSQWDMITSKRDFMLDSSHMTLSFAHHHGEISGFKNFVQTMNPLKYTDEYLARLEWMNFNCEVSTSNCKTLRNYSSNVSVDWLVIRTFDMAFNDNLYDIYNAVYALAHALNEMVIQQVDTQPMDNGKGYHSPCWKLNSLLKRTHFTNPVGDRVNLNQKEKSQKEYDIFQIWNFQHGLRFKVNLGKYSPYFPHGQQLHIYEDMIEFATGNRQVGLTKLY